In a genomic window of Oncorhynchus masou masou isolate Uvic2021 chromosome 4, UVic_Omas_1.1, whole genome shotgun sequence:
- the LOC135520675 gene encoding CST complex subunit STN1-like isoform X3 produces MQPEATEPEEDSVWEEPPSMLWGLDPMFNAFNRLYVKDILHMREPCQVSGIYFYNSHPIFKVDVLGTVVYKREREDFFCYGVDDGTGVINSLCWKDEQWREQGDPATRKCRYSHYSCVSALFVFTVGCVLSSVWARSFGSSAREDFNPASELKKLLQAQRSSSHLEIGELLRVRGPVKTSRQQREIMASTYYKVSDPVMAVQISWMMEVPQLYRQCYDNPFHLDSSAQNPNIQGGSASYLLGRATRILKDFLKEKEVTRFRPYDVQDLLQPLVSRQPQKTASEQEPEAGPSSGPPTSFQQLRELLQKSLQILQDEGLVFRKVKCNGTGQGSSHGSPRHSWGRLQTREI; encoded by the exons ATGCAGCCGGAAGCGACAGAACCAgaggaggatagtgtctgggagGAACCGCCTTCAATGCTGTGGGGACTGGACCCAATGTTTAACGCTTTCAACAGGCTCTATGTCAAAGACATCCTACATATGAGAGAGCCCTGTCAAGTGTCAG GCATATACTTCTACAACTCTCACCCGATATTCAAAGTTGATGTGCTCGGGACTGTGGTGTACAAGCGAGAGCGAGAAGACTTCTTCTGTTACGGAG TTGATGATGGTACTGGTGTTATAAACAGCCTTTGCTGGAAAGATGAACAGTGGAGGGAGCAAGGTGACCCTGCTACACGTAAGTGCAGATATTCTCATTATAGCTGTGTGTCAGCCCTGTTCGTGTTCACGGTTGGCTGTGTATTATCTTCAGTATGGGCGAGGTCTTTCGGGAGCAGCGCTCGTGAAGACTTCAACCCAGCCAGCGAGCTGAAGAAACTACTCCAAGCCCAACGCAGCAGCTCCCACCTGGAGATAGGAGAACTGCTCAGGGTGAGAGGGCCCGTCAAGACCTCCAGACAACAGCGAGAGATAATGGCCTCTACATACT ATAAAGTGTCAGACCCGGTGATGGCGGTCCAGATATCCTGGATGATGGAGGTTCCTCAGCTCTACAGACAGTGCTATGATAATCCATTCCATCTGGACAGCAGTGCACAGAACCCTAACATTCAAGG TGGTTCTGCTTCCTACCTGCTTGGCAGAGCCACTCGTATCCTGAAGGACTTCCTGAAAGAGAAAGAAGTCACCAGGTTCAGACCCTATGATGTCCAGGACCTTCTACAGCCTCTGGTCTCCAGACAACCTCAGAAGACGGCATCAGAACAG GAGCCTGAGGCTGGTCCATCATCGGGTCCACCAACATCTTTCCAACAGCTCAGGGAGCTACTCCAGAAGAGCCTTCAGATCCTGCAGGACGAAGGCTTGGTGTTCCGCAAGGTCAAAT GTAACGGAACGGGACAAGGATCTTCTCATGGCAGTCCGAGACATTCTTGGGGAAGATTGCAGACGAGAGAAAT ATGA
- the LOC135520675 gene encoding CST complex subunit STN1-like isoform X2 translates to MQPEATEPEEDSVWEEPPSMLWGLDPMFNAFNRLYVKDILHMREPCQVSGIYFYNSHPIFKVDVLGTVVYKREREDFFCYGVDDGTGVINSLCWKDEQWREQGDPATLWARSFGSSAREDFNPASELKKLLQAQRSSSHLEIGELLRVRGPVKTSRQQREIMASTYYKVSDPVMAVQISWMMEVPQLYRQCYDNPFHLDSSAQNPNIQGGSASYLLGRATRILKDFLKEKEVTRFRPYDVQDLLQPLVSRQPQKTASEQEPEAGPSSGPPTSFQQLRELLQKSLQILQDEGLVFRKVKCEDEVYHVTERDKDLLMAVRDILGEDCRREKYEGKGCHILHILSSVRQRYSRNVSKAALVLVLKALECNSDIISTSDSHYTIL, encoded by the exons ATGCAGCCGGAAGCGACAGAACCAgaggaggatagtgtctgggagGAACCGCCTTCAATGCTGTGGGGACTGGACCCAATGTTTAACGCTTTCAACAGGCTCTATGTCAAAGACATCCTACATATGAGAGAGCCCTGTCAAGTGTCAG GCATATACTTCTACAACTCTCACCCGATATTCAAAGTTGATGTGCTCGGGACTGTGGTGTACAAGCGAGAGCGAGAAGACTTCTTCTGTTACGGAG TTGATGATGGTACTGGTGTTATAAACAGCCTTTGCTGGAAAGATGAACAGTGGAGGGAGCAAGGTGACCCTGCTACAC TATGGGCGAGGTCTTTCGGGAGCAGCGCTCGTGAAGACTTCAACCCAGCCAGCGAGCTGAAGAAACTACTCCAAGCCCAACGCAGCAGCTCCCACCTGGAGATAGGAGAACTGCTCAGGGTGAGAGGGCCCGTCAAGACCTCCAGACAACAGCGAGAGATAATGGCCTCTACATACT ATAAAGTGTCAGACCCGGTGATGGCGGTCCAGATATCCTGGATGATGGAGGTTCCTCAGCTCTACAGACAGTGCTATGATAATCCATTCCATCTGGACAGCAGTGCACAGAACCCTAACATTCAAGG TGGTTCTGCTTCCTACCTGCTTGGCAGAGCCACTCGTATCCTGAAGGACTTCCTGAAAGAGAAAGAAGTCACCAGGTTCAGACCCTATGATGTCCAGGACCTTCTACAGCCTCTGGTCTCCAGACAACCTCAGAAGACGGCATCAGAACAG GAGCCTGAGGCTGGTCCATCATCGGGTCCACCAACATCTTTCCAACAGCTCAGGGAGCTACTCCAGAAGAGCCTTCAGATCCTGCAGGACGAAGGCTTGGTGTTCCGCAAGGTCAAATGTGAGGATGAGGTCTACCAt GTAACGGAACGGGACAAGGATCTTCTCATGGCAGTCCGAGACATTCTTGGGGAAGATTGCAGACGAGAGAAAT ATGAGGGAAAGGGTTGCCACATCCTGCACATCCTGTCCAGTGTGAGACAGAGGTACAGTCGCAACGTGAGCAAGGCAGCCTTGGTGCTGGTCCTCAAAGCTCTGGAGTGTAATAGTGACATCATCAGCACCAGCGACAGTCATTACACTATCCTCTGA
- the LOC135520675 gene encoding CST complex subunit STN1-like isoform X1: protein MQPEATEPEEDSVWEEPPSMLWGLDPMFNAFNRLYVKDILHMREPCQVSGIYFYNSHPIFKVDVLGTVVYKREREDFFCYGVDDGTGVINSLCWKDEQWREQGDPATRKCRYSHYSCVSALFVFTVGCVLSSVWARSFGSSAREDFNPASELKKLLQAQRSSSHLEIGELLRVRGPVKTSRQQREIMASTYYKVSDPVMAVQISWMMEVPQLYRQCYDNPFHLDSSAQNPNIQGGSASYLLGRATRILKDFLKEKEVTRFRPYDVQDLLQPLVSRQPQKTASEQEPEAGPSSGPPTSFQQLRELLQKSLQILQDEGLVFRKVKCEDEVYHVTERDKDLLMAVRDILGEDCRREKYEGKGCHILHILSSVRQRYSRNVSKAALVLVLKALECNSDIISTSDSHYTIL, encoded by the exons ATGCAGCCGGAAGCGACAGAACCAgaggaggatagtgtctgggagGAACCGCCTTCAATGCTGTGGGGACTGGACCCAATGTTTAACGCTTTCAACAGGCTCTATGTCAAAGACATCCTACATATGAGAGAGCCCTGTCAAGTGTCAG GCATATACTTCTACAACTCTCACCCGATATTCAAAGTTGATGTGCTCGGGACTGTGGTGTACAAGCGAGAGCGAGAAGACTTCTTCTGTTACGGAG TTGATGATGGTACTGGTGTTATAAACAGCCTTTGCTGGAAAGATGAACAGTGGAGGGAGCAAGGTGACCCTGCTACACGTAAGTGCAGATATTCTCATTATAGCTGTGTGTCAGCCCTGTTCGTGTTCACGGTTGGCTGTGTATTATCTTCAGTATGGGCGAGGTCTTTCGGGAGCAGCGCTCGTGAAGACTTCAACCCAGCCAGCGAGCTGAAGAAACTACTCCAAGCCCAACGCAGCAGCTCCCACCTGGAGATAGGAGAACTGCTCAGGGTGAGAGGGCCCGTCAAGACCTCCAGACAACAGCGAGAGATAATGGCCTCTACATACT ATAAAGTGTCAGACCCGGTGATGGCGGTCCAGATATCCTGGATGATGGAGGTTCCTCAGCTCTACAGACAGTGCTATGATAATCCATTCCATCTGGACAGCAGTGCACAGAACCCTAACATTCAAGG TGGTTCTGCTTCCTACCTGCTTGGCAGAGCCACTCGTATCCTGAAGGACTTCCTGAAAGAGAAAGAAGTCACCAGGTTCAGACCCTATGATGTCCAGGACCTTCTACAGCCTCTGGTCTCCAGACAACCTCAGAAGACGGCATCAGAACAG GAGCCTGAGGCTGGTCCATCATCGGGTCCACCAACATCTTTCCAACAGCTCAGGGAGCTACTCCAGAAGAGCCTTCAGATCCTGCAGGACGAAGGCTTGGTGTTCCGCAAGGTCAAATGTGAGGATGAGGTCTACCAt GTAACGGAACGGGACAAGGATCTTCTCATGGCAGTCCGAGACATTCTTGGGGAAGATTGCAGACGAGAGAAAT ATGAGGGAAAGGGTTGCCACATCCTGCACATCCTGTCCAGTGTGAGACAGAGGTACAGTCGCAACGTGAGCAAGGCAGCCTTGGTGCTGGTCCTCAAAGCTCTGGAGTGTAATAGTGACATCATCAGCACCAGCGACAGTCATTACACTATCCTCTGA